The genomic segment GCGCCGCACTTTTGCTGGTGCGGCAGCATGCTAGCGTGCCGATGATGAGCTTCCTGAAAGGCATTCTGAAAGACTGGAAATGGCCGGTCGCCGCGATTGTGGTGTCTGCCCTCATGCTCGCCGCGGCGCATGCGTTCGAGACGTTTGGAAAGCTCTATCCCTGCCCGCTCTGCCTGCGCCAGCGGGAGGTCTACTGGGCCCTGATCGCCATGACGCTGACCGGGCTCGCCCTCTGGAAACTGCGTCCGACCCGGCGCTTCCTCGTGGCGCTGAACGTACTGATCGGGCTGGTCTTCGGGGTCGGCGTGGTCGTCGCCTTCTATCACTCCGGCGTCGAGTGGAAGATTTTCCCGCCGCCGACCGGTTGCACAGGCGGCGGCGAGATCGATCTCATGAACATGGACTCGCTGGACCGGCCGATGACGGTGCCGTCCTGCACCGACGCGCC from the uncultured Hyphomonas sp. genome contains:
- a CDS encoding disulfide bond formation protein B; amino-acid sequence: MRQHASVPMMSFLKGILKDWKWPVAAIVVSALMLAAAHAFETFGKLYPCPLCLRQREVYWALIAMTLTGLALWKLRPTRRFLVALNVLIGLVFGVGVVVAFYHSGVEWKIFPPPTGCTGGGEIDLMNMDSLDRPMTVPSCTDAPFYILGLSMAGWNGVVSAVLAAASFISAGATFRGRNEA